The Candidatus Bealeia paramacronuclearis DNA segment TCAAAACCCAAACGATGCATTCCCGTATCAATATGAAGGGCGCATTGCAGGGGTCGATTCTCCAGATGGCCGGCCGTTTTCCAAAGCTCATACATACCCGCATGATTCAAAACGGGTGTGAGATTGTGTTGGATAAGTTCATTTTCTGTTCCGGGAAGAACTCCCGTCAAAATATAGATTTTCTCATTTTGAAGGGTTTTTCGAAGGGCAATGCCTTCATCCAAATGAGCCACAAAAAAAGTCTTGCATCCCGCATCCCGAAGAGCTTTTCCTACAGGAGAGGCCCCAAATCCATAACCGTCGGCCTTGAGGACCGCTGAAATTTCTGCATGGGGCGCCAGATCTTTCATAAGCTGATAATTTTTGACAATCGTTTTAAGATTAATCTCAAGGCACCCCATTTCTGTGGCGGGAATAACCGCCTTGGGTGAGAGAGAAAAGTTCTGATTTAAAAGGGGTTTTGATAAGGGGCGCACCGAAGGCTCATCCAATAAAAAAGTCACACAACTGTGTAGCAATATCTGTGCGAAATGACAATTGAGAAAACCAGAATCACCCCATGAAAAAGTTTGTGTCAAGAAGCTATTAATTTATTTATTAAAACCAAAGAGCTGCGTCATCTTGAGAGAGCGATTTGTGACAGCAAGAAAGTCATTTCTCAGGATCTTTTCGTTGCTGCGCCATTTTTAAGGGGGGGGCCTGAAATAAAATTTAACATGACGATTTGGGGAGGACTGTTTTCTGTTTTTAATGAGGTTCCCCTGCGATTGAGGAGTTGCCTTAAAATCTAGATTGTGTCTCTTAATATGAGGTCATTGTATCTTTTCTCTTGATGCCCTCTGGTCATTTAAGGGAAGTTTGGTGTAAGGTAAGGCTAATTTTATTAATGACAAAGGAAAATGGACCTCCATGTTTTTATCTCTTTTTCAAAAGCTGTTTGGATCTGCGAATGATCGGCTTATCAAAAGCCTGGATAAATATGTTCATGCGATCAATGCGCTTGAACCCAGTTTAGAAAAACTCAGTGATGCCGAACTTCAGGGGCGGACCGATTGGCTTAAGGGACGTCTTGAAAAAGGGGAGAGCCTTGATGATATTTTGGTTGATGCTTTTGCAACTGTCCGTGAGGCCTCAAAGCGTGTGCTGGGTATGCGTCACTTCGATGTTCAGCTCAAAGGCGGTATTATTCTTCATCGCGGTATGATTTCGGAAATGAAAACGGGTGAAGGTAAAACTTTGGTGGGAACGCTTCCTGTTTACCTCAATGCGCTTTCCGGAAAAGGCGTTCACGTTGTGACCGTAAACGATTACTTGGCCAAACGCGACTCGGCGTGGATGGGCAAGATCTATGAATTTTTAGGACTTAGTGTTAATTGTATTGTTCATGAACTTGATGATTTGCAACGGCAAATTGCCTATCGCGCTGATGTCACTTATGGCACAAACAACGAACTCGGTTTTGATTATCTTCGCGATAACATGAAATTCCGTTTAGAAGAGATGGTCCAACGTCCCTTCAATTATGCCATTGTGGATGAAGTTGACAGTATTTTGATTGATGAAGCCCGGACGCCTTTAATTATCTCAGGTCCTGCTGAGGATTCTTCTGAGCTTTATGTTCAAATTAATAAAATCCTTCCCCTCCTTGTGCCTGAAGATTATGAGAAAGACGAAAAAGCACGTGCGGTTACATTGACAGAGCAAGGTAATGTGCACATTGAAAACCTTTTACGTGAACACGGGATTATTCAAGGCGATAATCTTTATGACATTCAAAATGTTTCGGCTGTGCATCATGTGAATCAGGGCTTAAAAGCGCATATTTTATTTACCCGCGATGTCGATTACATCGTCAAAGACGACAAGGTCATCATTATTGATGAATTCACGGGTCGTATGATGGAGGGACGCCGCTATTCTGAAGGTCTCCACCAAGCTTTGGAAGCCAAAGAAGGGGTGACCATTCAACAAGAAAATCAGACATTGGCCTCAATTACCTTCCAAAATTATTTCCGACTTTACCCAAAGTTGGCGGGTATGACCGGAACGGCCATGACGGAGGCCTCAGAGCTTTCTGACATTTATAAATTGGACGTTGTTGAAGTTCCCACGAACAAGCGCGTTCAACGTAAAGATATGGACGATGAAGTTTATCGTACGGCGCGCGAAAAATACGATGCCATTATTAAGCTCATCAAAGAATGTCAGGATCGTCAACAGCCGGTTTTGGTTGGGACGGTTAGCATTGAAAAGTCTGAATATATCTCAGGACTTTTGAAAGCTGCAGGCGTTCCTCATAGTGTTTTGAATGCGCGCTATCACGAGCAAGAAGCTATCATTATCGCAGAAGCAGGGGTTCCTGGAACTGTCACGATTGCGACCAACATGGCGGGTCGTGGTACCGATATTAAATTGGGTGGTAACTTAGAAATGCGGATTGCTCAAGAAGTTGAGCAGATACAAGACGAAACCGAAGCCACTGCAAAAATCAAACAAATTGAAGCGCAAATTGCAGAGCGGGCAGAAATTGCTAAAAAGGCCGGCGGCCTTTTTGTGATTGGAACTGAGCGTCATGAAAGTCGCCGAATTGATAACCAACTGCGGGGACGTACTGGTCGTCAAGGAGACCCAGGGGCTTCTAAATTCTTCCTATCTCTGGAAGATGATTTGATGCGCATTTTTGGATCCGAACGTCTCGAGTCTTGGCTTACAAAGCTCGGCATGGAAGAGGGTGAGGCGATTATTCACCCTTGGATCAACAAGGCTCTTGAAAAAGCTCAGCAAAAAGTCGAAGCGCGAAACTATGATATTCGAAAACAATTACTCAAATATGACGATGTCATGAACGATCAACGTAAGGCCATTTACGAACAACGTCGTGAAATTATGAGTCAAGACAATGTGAGTGATTTCATCTTGGATATGCGGGATGAAGTTGTCCATACGATTGTCTCGCGCTTCATTCCAGAGCATGCCTATGCCGACAAATGGGAAGTAGATGCACTGCATGAAGAATGCTTGCGTATCTTTGGACTTGATCTCCCGATTAAAGCCTGGGCTGAAGAAGAAGGTATTGCGGACGCTGAAATCCTTTCGCGCCTTCAAGAGGCCATTAATAAGCTTATGAGCGAAAAAGAAGAACGTTATGGCGAAATGCTAATGCGTATGGCCGAGAAAAATCTCCTTTTGCGGATTTTAGATCAGGTGTGGAAAGATCATCTCTTAATGTTGGATCATTTGCGTCAAGGCATTAATTTACGTGCTTATGCCCAACGTGATCCTTTAAACGAATACAAAAGCGAAGCTTTTGAAATGTTCAACGATATGCTTTACCGCCTTAGAGAAAATGTGACGGGAGTTCTGTCCCATCTTCAAATGGGAGGTCCTGCTGAAGAAGTGGAAGAGCAAGTTGAACATTTGTTGGATGATCACAGCAATGACCAGCATATCGAGCTTCATTACGCACAAGATCCTTTCGATCCCGGGCTTGAGCCTGAAATTGAACAGGCCCCTAAAAAAGGTCGCAAAAAGGCAGCAACTCCCAAAGAAACAGCGCCAAAAAAATCTTCTCGAAAGAAAACTACAGAAGTTACAAGAGATGTAGAAGATTGGTCAGAAACGCCCCGCAATGCGCCTTGCCCCTGTGGATCAGGCCTGCGTTATAAACAATGTCACGGAAAAGTGGAGTAGGGGGGGCGTTATTGCGAGGCTTCAAGTCCCTACGTGTGGCGTGACCTCTTATTTTTTGAACAGTGAATTTAATGAGGAGATCCGTCAGGATTTATTAAGCTCCCTTGGCAAGGGCAGAGACCTTGCCAAAATAAGAAAAACATTAAAGAGGGCTTCATGCAGGAAGTACTAAAAAGACTTGAGGAAAAGCGTGAGTCATCGCGACTGGGCGGTGGTCTCAAACGCATTGAAGCCCAGCATCAAAAAGGAAAACTCACCGCACGCGAACGCATTGAAGTGCTTCTCGATCCTGGTTCTTTTGAAGAATGGGATATGTTTGTCGAGCATCGGTGTTTTGACTTTGAGATGGAGGAAAATCGTATCTCCGGCGATGGCGTAATCACGGGATATGGTACTATCAATGGACGCACGGTCTTTGTGTTTTCTCAAGATTTTACCGTTTTTGGAGGGTCTCTCAGCGAATCTCACGCCGAGAAAATCTCAAAAATTATGGACAAGGCCGTTCAAGTGGGAGCACCTATCATTGGAATTAATGATTCAGGGGGGGCAAGAATTCAAGAAGGGGTTGCGTCCTTGGCCGGATATGCCACAGTCTTTCAACGCAATGTTTTGGCCTCAGGGGTTGTTCCCCAAATCTCCCTGATTATGGGGCCTTGTGCGGGGGGCGCCGTTTATTCACCTGCTATGACCGACTTCATCTGTATGGTTCGAGATTCTTCATACATGTTTGTGACAGGGCCTGAAGTTGTCAAAACCGTAACCCATGAAAATGTTTCTGCAGAAGATTTGGGAGGAGCTACTACTCATACGGCAAAATCTGGGGTTGCGGATTTAGCCTACGATAATGATATTGAGGCCCTCCTTCAAATGCGAAGGCTTTTTGACTTTTTCCCCCTCTCCAATCGAGAAAAGCCTCCCTTCAAATCGAATCACGATCCCATAGAGCGGATCGAAATGTCTCTTGATACGCTCATTCCTAAAAATCCAGCAACTCCTTATAATATGAAAGAGCTTATACTTAAAGTTGTGGATGGCCGGGATTTTTTTGAAATCCAGCCGGACTTTGCACCTAATATTATTGTAGGATTTGCCCGTATGGATGGTAGGACCGTGGGAATTGTCGCAAATCAACCACTTGTTTTAGCAGGTTGCCTTGATATTGATTCGTCTCGCAAAGCTGCTCGATTTGTGCGCTTTTGTGATTGTTTTCACATCCCAATCATTACTTTTGTGGATGTCCCTGGATTTTTGCCAGGAACGTCTCAGGAGTTAGGTGGAATCATCAAGCATGGCGCAAAACTTCTTTTTGCTTATGCAGAAGCGACCGTTCCCAAAGTCACTCTCATCACACGAAAAGCCTATGGAGGCGCTTATGATGTTATGAGCTCTAAGCATTTGCGAGGAGACGTGAACTTTGCGTGGCCCACCGCTGAAATTGCGGTAATGGGGCCTAAAGGTGCCGTTGAAATTTTATTTAAAAAAGACATTACCAATACGGGTAAAATTGAGTCTTATACGGAAGAATATCGCCAAAAATTTGCCAACCCTTTGGTGGCTGCAAGCCGGGGTTATATTGATGATGTGATCATGCCACACACCACGCGCGCTCGTATTTGCAGATCACTTAGAATGCTTGAAAATAAGCAGCTTGAAAATCCATGGAAAAAACATGATAATATACCACTTTAGTTTTTAAAGGAGCGAAAAACATGAATGAAAAAGAAGCCAGAGAATACGTCAAAAACCTCAAGAAATTTTACACGGAAGCTGTAGGGTTTGGGGGTGTTGTGCTTCTCTTTATCCTCATCTGGGCCGCCTCAGGTATGGGTTATTTTTGGCCATTGTGGGTCATCCTTTTTGGGGGGATGGGACTTCTTTATAGGGCCATTAATTTTGGATTTCTGCCTCAATTAACTGAAATGCTTCCCTTCACAAATCCACAATGGGAGGATGATCAAGTCAAAAAATT contains these protein-coding regions:
- the secA gene encoding preprotein translocase subunit SecA, yielding MFLSLFQKLFGSANDRLIKSLDKYVHAINALEPSLEKLSDAELQGRTDWLKGRLEKGESLDDILVDAFATVREASKRVLGMRHFDVQLKGGIILHRGMISEMKTGEGKTLVGTLPVYLNALSGKGVHVVTVNDYLAKRDSAWMGKIYEFLGLSVNCIVHELDDLQRQIAYRADVTYGTNNELGFDYLRDNMKFRLEEMVQRPFNYAIVDEVDSILIDEARTPLIISGPAEDSSELYVQINKILPLLVPEDYEKDEKARAVTLTEQGNVHIENLLREHGIIQGDNLYDIQNVSAVHHVNQGLKAHILFTRDVDYIVKDDKVIIIDEFTGRMMEGRRYSEGLHQALEAKEGVTIQQENQTLASITFQNYFRLYPKLAGMTGTAMTEASELSDIYKLDVVEVPTNKRVQRKDMDDEVYRTAREKYDAIIKLIKECQDRQQPVLVGTVSIEKSEYISGLLKAAGVPHSVLNARYHEQEAIIIAEAGVPGTVTIATNMAGRGTDIKLGGNLEMRIAQEVEQIQDETEATAKIKQIEAQIAERAEIAKKAGGLFVIGTERHESRRIDNQLRGRTGRQGDPGASKFFLSLEDDLMRIFGSERLESWLTKLGMEEGEAIIHPWINKALEKAQQKVEARNYDIRKQLLKYDDVMNDQRKAIYEQRREIMSQDNVSDFILDMRDEVVHTIVSRFIPEHAYADKWEVDALHEECLRIFGLDLPIKAWAEEEGIADAEILSRLQEAINKLMSEKEERYGEMLMRMAEKNLLLRILDQVWKDHLLMLDHLRQGINLRAYAQRDPLNEYKSEAFEMFNDMLYRLRENVTGVLSHLQMGGPAEEVEEQVEHLLDDHSNDQHIELHYAQDPFDPGLEPEIEQAPKKGRKKAATPKETAPKKSSRKKTTEVTRDVEDWSETPRNAPCPCGSGLRYKQCHGKVE
- a CDS encoding acyl-CoA carboxylase subunit beta is translated as MQEVLKRLEEKRESSRLGGGLKRIEAQHQKGKLTARERIEVLLDPGSFEEWDMFVEHRCFDFEMEENRISGDGVITGYGTINGRTVFVFSQDFTVFGGSLSESHAEKISKIMDKAVQVGAPIIGINDSGGARIQEGVASLAGYATVFQRNVLASGVVPQISLIMGPCAGGAVYSPAMTDFICMVRDSSYMFVTGPEVVKTVTHENVSAEDLGGATTHTAKSGVADLAYDNDIEALLQMRRLFDFFPLSNREKPPFKSNHDPIERIEMSLDTLIPKNPATPYNMKELILKVVDGRDFFEIQPDFAPNIIVGFARMDGRTVGIVANQPLVLAGCLDIDSSRKAARFVRFCDCFHIPIITFVDVPGFLPGTSQELGGIIKHGAKLLFAYAEATVPKVTLITRKAYGGAYDVMSSKHLRGDVNFAWPTAEIAVMGPKGAVEILFKKDITNTGKIESYTEEYRQKFANPLVAASRGYIDDVIMPHTTRARICRSLRMLENKQLENPWKKHDNIPL
- a CDS encoding 2TM domain-containing protein, with amino-acid sequence MNEKEAREYVKNLKKFYTEAVGFGGVVLLFILIWAASGMGYFWPLWVILFGGMGLLYRAINFGFLPQLTEMLPFTNPQWEDDQVKKLTTPASSSKAKKGKAVAKTEDYDESEGA